In Phoenix dactylifera cultivar Barhee BC4 chromosome 1, palm_55x_up_171113_PBpolish2nd_filt_p, whole genome shotgun sequence, the genomic stretch ATATATCAATGGCTTGAGACGGGACATCCTGAACCAAGTAGAGATGTTCGATGTCTTGAGTACTGATGATGCCCATCGCCGTGCATTGAGAGTGGAAGCACAACAAATGCGAACTAGTGGTCGAAAGTGGGACTCAAACAGAAACTCCATTATCCAAGGAAAGAGTCAGTTCGGAAACAAGGTAATAAGTTCTCAGAACCCTACCAAGATCACAACTGCCCTAAAGTCCAATTTTAACAAAAACTTATGGGACAAGGGCAAAGGCGTACTGGCACCGGCACCTGATTCCACTATCATTTGCTATAAGTGCCGAAAACCCGGACATAAATCCTCTGAATGTCCCTTGAGAAAATTTCAGTCTCAGTCACACCTGATTGAGCAAGGACGCCAGGACGATTCAAATGAACCCAATCCAGAGGCAAATGAGGATAAGTCTGAACAGCGGGATGAGTCGGAGAATGACGATGTCCACATTACATGTGATGAGGTGGGCCCACTCATGGTGGTTCACCGTGTCATGGTGGCACCTAAGCAATTTGTCCAGAATAATTGGTTGAGGCGAAGTATTTTTTTGACTATAGGTACTGCAGGGGGATATAGATGTTCTATCTTGATTGATAGTGGCAGTATTGAAAACTTCGTGTCTCAACATATGGTTGATAAACTAAATATACATACACAAAAGATTAATAAACTATATAAGGTATCTTGGTTTAAGGAGAGAGTTGAGGTTCCAGTCACCCACAGATGTCTAGTAGAGTTTTCCATTGGAAAACGATACCAAGATTAGGTATGGTGTGACGTTATGCCTATAGAAGTGTGCCACGTGTTGTTAGATAGGCCTTGGCAGTACGATAGGAAGACCCAACATGACggaaaaaaatacatatttctttgtgaaaaataaaataaatatcacaCTCTATCCACACAAAGAGTTGTATGAGTATAACACAAAAAATTCTGTGAAAGAAAAAGGCAAAGAACCTACTCAAAGGACCTTGATTCTAAATCTAAAATCTTTCAAGGATGAACTAAAAAAGGACTCGGTAGTTTgtcagaaaaaggaaaaggtccAGAATACAGGCTTGTACACCCCGTTGCCTATCCCTAGTGGCCTTTGAGAGGATGTCACCATGGACTTCATTGTAGGACTACCCATGATTGCTAGGAAGGTTGATTCGATTTTTGTTGTGGTGGACCGGTTTTCAAAATTGGCACATTTCATTCCATGTAGGAAAACATCTGATGCATCTCATATAAcacatttatttttttgaacaaATTGTTAGACTGCATGGTATTCCAAGATCATTCACATCTGATAGGGACACAAAATTCACTAGttatttttgaaaaactctTTGGAGCAAATTAAGAACAAAACTAAACTTCAGCAGTGCTTATCACCCCCAAACAGATGGTCAGAGGTAGTGAACCGTACACCTGGTAACATGCTTAGATGTTTGGTTAATAAGCGTCCTACTCAGTGAAATTTGGTTTTAACACAAGCTGAATTTGCATACAACAGTTCTATAAATTGTACTACTGGTAAGTCTCCATTTGAAATCATCTATGATTTTTCTATTCCACCCATACTCGATCGTGCTTCCATTCTCTATCATGGTCGAATAAGCGCCAAAGCAAAGGACAATATTGAGCAGGTCCGTCATATCCAATGGGAAGTTCATCAGCGCTTACTTGACTCCAGTGCCAGGTATAAGGATGATGCTGACCGTCATCACAAGGAGGTTCACTTTGCAGAGGGCGATCTAGTGATGGCCCATTTCAGGAGAGAGATTTCCATTGGACAAATACAGCAAACTCAGCCCGCAAAAGTATGGTCCATTCCACATACATCGAAAGCTGGGGAAGAACGCCTATTTATTGGAGCTTCCAAACAACGTTCAGACTTTCCCAATTTTCAACGTCGCCGACCTGTACCAGTTCCATGGAGATCCACCAGAGGTGGTTGCAGTTCCAGATCTACACAGCACCAGTTCAGAGTCCAATTTTCATGAGGATATTGAGGATATTCTTGGCGTGCGAGCAATAGACACTAGGCGTGGGCAGTACCGCAAATTCGTTGTGCGTTGGCAAGGGAGACCTATGTTAGATAGTTCATGGATCAGCGAGGACGAGTTGAGGCGCCAGAGACCTGATTTGTTGCAGCACATACAGAAGCCTACTCGTCAGGAGTTGAGTTCTTCCCAGTTGGAGGAAACTGATATAGTCTCAGAACTCCATCTTATACTTAGTTTatgttttttgttgtttctgTGTTTTCCATCCAAAGCCATGTTTAGGCTTGGATTTTCAGTCGAGTTATGTACTAGTACTACCAAGCAAAAAGGGTCTACCTAGGTGTAAAAGGAAGCCTAACCCAACTCCAATCCACCACACTTAATTGCTTGAGCCTTAGCCTTTCTTCAATGCCCACGGTCATCACTCATCTCTAGGAACGGAGAAGGATGTATGATAGTcttgaaaatagaattgttgaaTGTATGGAAGgagggaagaaagagaagaagaaatccTAGAAAGGTGAGTGCCACCGTGGGCGAAGTCCTAAGAGACCATTTTTTCTTCTACTTTCATCCTGCTTCTTGACCTATTTCTTCTTGGAGccaccttcttgaccccgtcatcCTTCATCTCAATACCTTGGTAGAGCGTGGCCTGAAAATTCTCATTGAATTGGAGGGACCAAATTCGCAGAGGTAATTATCCAACTAGTTCTATTGTCATCTTTTGCCCAAACTTCGTTTCTTCATCCATCAATTATTATCTCCACCCATTATTATTACCATTGTTGCCATTTTTCACATTCTTGGAATCCAAGTTTACTggcagtattttttttattgttctgtTGTGGTTATTTTCAGTTTGTTGCActagttatattttattaattggGCTTCATTAATAAGATATATATCATATTCTATTTCGTGTTTACATACCTTTATGATGATCTTTTGggatgatgagtattttctgaAGTGTCTAATCAATCGCACCATAATTGATTATTATGAAATCAATCTACACCTGTAGTAATCGATTATAGGTTGCACCACGTGGCAAACCAAACTAGAGAATCTCACTATTTTTTCTAACAAAGTAGATATTGGAAATCTATATTGATCCCCCTGCATTAAAATTTTCACAggctaaaaaaaaaactcctacAAAGTACTTGCCATACAATATCTTAGAAAGATGAGATCCAAAAATCCCATTACCAACTAGCAAAATTCTCCATTCTATGAGAAGATATTACTCATTTATTGTTCTGGTATACACATTTACTCTCTAGTTCTATGTACCAAACAGTTAATAATAGCAAAATGCATCGGTGGTCACTACCCATAACTATAAGCCATTATGATGTACCGTAGGTCAGGGTAACACAACAATCGTGTGATGAACATTGAGAAATAGCAAGCCCAACATATAGATAGGCTAAGGCAGTAAGGCTAGTTTATTCATATCGACATATAAACTGCTTCATTAAGAAATGTTTTCTTCTAATCTAGAATTTCTTCTCCAGTTCTGCAGTTGCACTTGAGAGAGATTTTATATAGCTAATCCCCATATTTCCAAGAGTGCTCTTTCTTTCTAGCCAACAATCAAGCATTGTAGGGACCGCAATCATTTCCGACAAAAATATTGAATATAAAATCATTATTTAATTCATCATGATAATAGtaggaaagaagatttaaactcaacTTCAGTGCGAACATTGGAAGTAACTAGCATAGCATGAGATGGTATTAGTGTAAATATTGTTACTTTTCATTTGATCAAATTATATAAACATGAATTGGTAATAAATGTAAATTAGGAAATATTGCCAccttttcatcaagtttgtgaATAAAGCTTTCTGTAGGGCTCAGGACTCTGCCAAAAGGAAGTGGAAATTCTATATTCCCCCACCTGCACATCAGCATATAAATACACACAAGATTCTCAAGTGAAACAATGTTGATAAGATGAAAATAATGTCTGTGGCATAAAACCTACTTCTTGAAGTTCTTGAAGGCAGCAGTGTCATCCAACTCTCCCCGCATATCAAAGGGGTATGGCTCCTCATTTATCAAACCAAATGGGTTCATCTCAAGAAAAGTGAAGTCCAAGTCTGTGATATATGCACTTGATCAATTCCACGCCAGAAAAAGATATATCAACAAAATGGCAGATATAATTGGGACAAATCAAAAAAGTCTCCAGATCTATGTATTCAGGAAATGAAAtggcaaaagaaagaaaaagtttaCGAGATGAAACTTACTACAAAAATTTCAGTATACTGAGATTATAGACAGCCATTTACACATACGGCCATTTAAAGAAGTTTTATACAGGATTATTAAACtaatttaacaagtattagaaaAGTGGTCATGTAGATCTGTCTCCCAGCATACCTTGGAAAACAGCAAAAACCCCTCTTATGAAGTCTCCTATTTTCCCTCGTACCTGAGCCAATATTTGTGATAAGTATTATCAGCATAGTTATAACATTTTAAAGTAAGTCACCAAACTATAGCATGTAAAGTAGGAGGAAACAGATTAAACAAGATTAACCAATAGCAAAAATCATTATGTTCAGAAATCAGgtaccaaaactaaaatttagtACACTGATGCGAGCAAAATGGATACGTAATATGTAGAAGAAATGCACCTCACCTCCAGGGGAAGGGTTGCAATAAGTGGAGCACATGCCTCGGACGTCATAGGCTTCTCACTAGGAAGAAAGATAGTCTTAACCTTGTCCCAGTTCTCTTCTATTTCAATTCCACCACATTCTGAGAAGCTGATGGTGAAACCAAGCCTCTCGGAGACAAACGAGAGATAGTACTCTTGGTCATGGGGAATAAATGGCTCAATTATAAATGTGGTGATCGGGGCCTTGCACCCACCAATTTCAACCTAATATGAAATTAAATTGGAATACATTTTATGCTATTAATAATCACTGACTCAGTAAATAATCAAAAACTTAAACAAGGTTAATCCCAAAATCACCTCAACTGCAAGGCGTTCCTTCACAAACAGAGCCACCTGTCCAATATCTAAGTCCAGAGCTACCAAACCACTCTTGCCTCGCTTCCCAAATAGCATGTCAGGCTTCACGACCAGTTTCATAGATGAAAGCCATGGCTCTTTTTTCACTAACTCAGTGAAGTCCGTAGATTCCGTGACCTTATTTAACCAACATAAATATATTAACAAAAGATCACCACTAATTCTAAGAATCGAAGAGCGAAAGTTAATCA encodes the following:
- the LOC103721595 gene encoding ATP-citrate synthase alpha chain protein 2-like, with the translated sequence MARKKIREYDSKRLLKEHLKRIAGIDLQICSAQVTESTDFTELVKKEPWLSSMKLVVKPDMLFGKRGKSGLVALDLDIGQVALFVKERLAVEVEIGGCKAPITTFIIEPFIPHDQEYYLSFVSERLGFTISFSECGGIEIEENWDKVKTIFLPSEKPMTSEACAPLIATLPLEVRGKIGDFIRGVFAVFQDLDFTFLEMNPFGLINEEPYPFDMRGELDDTAAFKNFKKWGNIEFPLPFGRVLSPTESFIHKLDEKTSASLKFTVLNPKGRIWTMVAGGGASVIYADTVGDLGYASELGNYAEYSGAPNEDEVLQYARVILDSATADPDGRKRALLIGGGIANFTDVAATFGGIIRALREKESKLKAARMHIYVRRGGPNYQTGLAKMRALGEELGIPIKVYGPEATMTGICKQAIDCIMSAA